The DNA window AAAGCTCTCTCTGTCACAACTCCTGCTCCCAGACACACATGGGCTCTGGCATTTGCAACTGTTTTCCTTTTTCACTCACTTAACTCcacacttttccaaacacaaaacaccccccccACATTCCATCACAATACACCTgcacatacccacatactgtgccttctatATCCTCTGCTGTGTTTTTAGCTCTACCATGTTGATTCCTACCTCATTTCGGGCTTCTAAATAACGtttgtgttccagttccttatATTTGAAGATGTATTGTTTCAATAATGATCTATGTATAAATACTATGACTAGAAAGTTGAATACTAATTATTTTACAACATTCCCTttgttgaatggtagtgtatttgtagtttatttcattgttttttgttatttttttttttattacaatctctaccatggatagtattgggtgttccattattcCATCTCTACCATTGATAGTATTGAGTGTTCCATTATTCCATCTCTACCATGGatagtattgggtgttccattattcAATCCCTACCATTGATAGTATTGAGTGTTCCATTATTCCAGCCCTACCATGGATAGTGTTAAGTGTTCCATTATTCGACTTCTCTATGGGAACTTTGCATTATTTAGAATAGCCACAGAGTGGTCTTGAAACAATTCTAATGATGACACAAATGCATTGCGACAGACATATTTTTGAAGTGTAATTTTTCTTATCTTTTTGTATGTCAAATGATGACATTTCTGAAATGTTCAAAGTGGAAAAAGCATTAACAGCTGCGACACATTTATCTATGCAAATGTTGGTACTTCAatgttttaattattttttttgagTACTGGGAAAACACAGCCTGACAGTCCACAGAAGATTCAACATGCATTGTTTCACCAACACAGGTGTCTTAATATCTCTATTAAAATAAAAATGCCCTTTAACCTTTGAATCCAATTCAAGGTTTGGGCAATTTTGGGCAACTTTGGAACATTCTAACAAATACTTACACACCAAGACAGACAGAATCAATTATATGTATTCCATTTTATGTCAAAAATACTAGTCAATCAATTATTTTCATTGTGAAATATACTTATATCTCCTTGGCAACACGCTCAACCAAATTAACATTTTAGACATACTGTACAACACAATTCCAAAAGGTGTTAGATGCAGATATTGATCAAGTTTAAAACTCTATACTTCTTTTGCAGAATTACCCACAAAAGGGTCTTTGAGGAGTATAATTACTGGACAATcagttgtgaaaatgtatttcTCAATACCAAAAGACAGATGAACGACCATTTCCATCAGAAAATAGTTTTAGATTCAGAGTCAGATTGAAGATTCGGGCTGAGACATGTAGAATGTCCTTAGATGCAACTAGGTCCTTTACTGTCTTGCCTGGCTGTAAGCATGACAATCAGTCTATTTCCTCATGAAGAAGACACTCAGCCATTTTCATCCACAGGCCAAACAACAACAGTGTAATACAGAGTTTATGAGTTTAATAAATAGAGTACACATTAGTTAGGACCATGGTCACAGTTCAGAGGTTAGAGATTATCCATGGTTGACCACTCACCTCCAAATGGACATCTCTTCCAtatgtttatatacagttgaagtcggaagttaacacttaggttggagtcattaaaactcatttttcaaccactccacaaatgtcttgttaacaaactatagttttggcaagtcggttaggacatgtactttgtgcatgacacaagtaatttttccaacaattgtttacagacagattatttcacttataattcactgcatcacaattccagtgggtcagaagtttacatacactaagctgactgtgcctttaaacagcttggaaaattccagaaaattatgtcatggctttagaagcttctgataggctaattgacataatttgagtcaattggaggtgtacctgtggatgtatttcaaggcctaccttcaaactcagtgcctctttgcttgacatcatgggaaaatcaaaagaaatcagccaagacctaagaaaactaattgtagacctccacaagtctggttcatccttgggagcaatttccaaacacctgaaggtaccacgttcatctgtacaaacaatagtacgtaagtataaacaccatgggaccacgcagccgtcataccgctcaggaaggagatgtgttctgtctcctagagatgaacgtactttggtgcgaaaagtgtacatcaatcccagaacaacagcaaaggaccttgtgaagatgctggaggaaacaggtacaaaagtatctatatccacagtaaaacgagtcctatatcgacataacctgaaaggccgctcagcaaggaagaagccactgctccaaaaccgcaataaaaaagccagactacgatttgcaactacacatggggacaaagatcatactttttggagaaatgtcctctggtctgatgaaacaaaaatagaactgtttggccataatgaccattgttatgtttggaggaaaaagggggaggcttgcaagccgaagaacaccatcccaaccgtgaagcacgggggtggcagcatcatcttgtggtggagctttgctgcaggagggactggtgcacttcacaaaatagatggcatcatgaggcaggaaaattatctggatatattgaagcaacatcaggaagttaaaggttggtcgcaaatgggtcttccaaatggacattgactccaagcatacttccaaagttggggaaaaatggcttaaggacaacaaagtcaaggtattggagtggccatcacaaagccctgacctcaatcctatagaacatttgtgggcagaactgaaaaagcgtgtgagcaaggaggcctacaatcctgactcagttacaccagctcttattgtgggaagcttgtggaaggctacccgaaatatttgaccaaagttaaacaatttaaaggcaatgctaccaaatactaattgagtgtatgtaaccttctgacccactgggaatgtgatgaaagaaataaaagctgaaataaatcattctctctactattatttttacatttcacattcttaaaataaagtggtgatcctaactgacctaagacagggactttttactaggattaaatgtcaggaattgtgaaaaactgagtttaaatgtatttggctaaggtgtatgtaaacttccgacttcaactgtacagtatgtgtgattGACAGGTTGAAAAGGATCCTTTTTGTGATTCATTGGTCCTTTTACACACTCATTCCAAAACAAGTGGACATCTGGCCCCCTTATAAGGGGTCCTTCCAAGTGCTCCTAAGAAGGGCCCTCCATGTTGACAGTTGTGACGGTGGCCATGAAGCACTTCTGGAACAGTCTCTCAGGGTCGGGAGGCTGGTTGTCACAGTCCAGCTTCCGGCTGAGGAAGTTCTTCCTGAGGCCCTGGGGACCACTGGTAGGCCGCGCACCGGAGTGACTGCTGGGTCCCTCACTGGGAATGGGAACCACTCCtggaattacacacacacacacacgattgcaCATGCACAAAAAGCAGGCAGACACGcagggacggacacacacacaaacatacagtacacacacacacacacacacacacacacgtgttgaatattttcccagtattttacaaatgttccatctcacgaataaatcacttttctcctgggtaacccggtatttcccGCCCAAACCGGAAATGGCATTCTACAGCATATAAAGCATATAAAAAATTCAgaatttgattagagctttgatcagcATTAAACATTCtaacctgatgctacctgagcctgataaTCCATGCATTAAACACATTTGATGAGCCcaagcccaaatgattgtgcaGTTATCCTATACATAGCCTAGCAGGCTAAGCTCTAGCAGgctaatctttttgagtgtggactgtattactggactgtattatactgtattacacgGACTGGAATTACGCACCTCGTTCAAACCATGAAGCTGGGAGAGAGCATGTATGCTGGTGCAAGACAtgcggcctacaaagttacaattATAGGCTAACAAATTAGAAtttttaaatatacagtatatacagtaataGGCCTATTTTTTCAATTTTGTAGGCTGACTAATTAGCTTTCATAATATTTCCCTAATGTTGTCCAATGTGcttattagcctacattagcgcttcccaaactaggggttgcttcccaaactaggggttgcttcccaaactaggggttgcttcccaaactaggggttgcttcccaaactaggggttgcttcccaaactaggggttgcttcccaaactaggggttgcttcccaaactaggggttgcttcccaaactaggggtcacCTGATATGAAAACAGGGTGGCTGGAGAATTTCCAAAATCctgaagaaaataaataaataaataaattaaatatatatatatatatatatatattttatcgtctttgtatctcaaaaGCATTGTAATGTGGTTAAACTTAAAAATCAAATCGAAAATGATTCAAATCTAAAAGACAAAATTCAACCAGAGAGCGCCCTTAGATCCTgggaatcattcccacagtgaaagGCTAGGCCTCCTAAACtctgaaaccacacactattgcagagactttgatatCACCGGCTGCAATTGATGTGGTGAAAACAATGTGAAAACAAGgcagcagaggtgggaccaagtcactatATGAGTCCCAAGTAGAACGGGTCAAGACTCGACTCAAGTCCAAGTCGTACATTCTAAGAGCAAGTCAAGTTGATTCacaagttttacatttacatttatattttagtcatttagcagacgctcttgtccagagcagcttacagtagtgaatgcatacatttcaacaacaacaaaaaaattattctgtgctggccccccgtgggaattgaacccacaaccctggcattgcaaacaccatgctctaccaactgagctacaagtcaagtaaaaataaaaatctatacATGCAACACCTTGTTCAACTACACATCTTTGTCTACTTATTGAGGCTACTAGACAGcccttttttattattttgtctaCAACAGATTTTGATTAGACCTTGTAGCAGTCACATGAAATCAGCAGAAGGCAAGGCAGGTTGACGTGCTCAGAGTGTAGATGTATTTACAGGTCTTGGTGATCCAAAGGTGAAAGCGCCATATCATACAACATATACATGTAGAATGACCAAATATCCACTGGCAATAGCCCAAAAGTAATAGCCTCTGTATCAGGCTTAACCTGTCCTATCTGAACGGACACAGGTAGAGGGTTAAGACAGTACAGCCTAGCCTTGAATTTGTCTAACAGGCGcttaaacaggtaggcctacataataTAAGCACTAGGCCCCCATACAATTACCAAATTGTCAATTACAACCAATAAACTGGTTCTACAATGTAAAAGGCAATTTTCACATCCATTGTTACATTGGTGCATTCGTCTCAATCAGACATAATGATTATGAATTATATTTCAACACCATGAATACATGGAACAATGATTTGTTCACGCAGAACCAAAATGACAGAGACATactgtaggacacacacacacacacacacacacctccgacATAACCCGGGAAATAGGAACAAATGGAACCATACATTGAATGAAATAAACAGAACTTCTACCTCATGAGTCTTGCGAACGTTAATGTGCACTAACGTTATAAACATCCCGCCAACTCAGAGCAGAGTAAGAAGTGGTTAGCTAAATGAAAAGGCATATCAGACATTTAACAGAAATGTCTACGTGTTGCAATAAACGGTACTGGGATGGAATGATGAAACGCTAGCAATTATTGTAGTATTCGATGGAATATAGATTTACCACATAGGGCCTATGTATTTAAACGTCTGAAAGCAACTGCAAACATTTAAACAACAGAAGAAGAAACATCACGCTCCACTGGCTGGGGTTTGGAGCGCGCGTCTTGGCCACATTAATAATTCATTTTAACAACCAATTCCAAATGCAAGCTTCATAAATAGATGATCAATTTCAAGCATTTGTTTCATACTAAAATGCCAGTAGGCTTATGCTAGTAATTGTTGCTCCCTTGCTGGTGAGTTTACAAAGTAAAAAGTTAATATTCTCAATCCCCAAACAAGTTTTATTATTATGGCAATCCTCTCTTCCTACAATTTGACATTTGCGCTGTAAAACAAATCAGCAAtgtcacagatagaacaatgacaacatttgaacatctttgcTTGGGCGATGCTGCGGACTGTCTCTGGCTACGGTATGTGTAGAGTAATTAATCCACGTTTATactctgtgccacaaaatgagtgacaaaccattacaaaacctggccagataatttcatgtcatcagtctcaagtcaaTGTCGAGTCCCGAGTCTTGATTctccaagtcaagtctcaagttgtTGTCTTTTTTATCAATCCGCTGGTCGTCAACAAACGTTTGACTTCACAGTCAGACTCGAGTTTAAGTCATGTGACTTGAGTCCACAACTTTgggaggcagaggcacagaaacacctttgtcagataacacttTTAAACTAATAATTTATGCTATTGCtagcaatcaagaggaaactAACTGAACTACCCGAATTCAGGGGTCAACACAGAGGAGTTTTCATTCCTAATGTCTGTCTCCCACTGAGCATTAATGCCGCGTTCATAACACCTGGGTACTCGGAAATCTGGGTACCGACTTCAGTGTATTCAAGACatctgggaactcggaaaaaacgagctccgaatgggaaaaatatttttgaatggtcatccaactcggaattccaactcgggaactcgggtctctttctagagctccaactttcCGAACTGAAGACTACAGATGTCaagatttgacctcgtatttgcACGAATTACCAATTCTCTTGAAAGCACCAGCTCATATCAGTGTAAAGCTGTTCTATGCCCTAGTCTGCATTCAAACCAAAAatcgatccaggttggatgtggCAGCAGAGATGAGGTGCGCACTCTCCACCAGGCCCCCTGAATTGAGAAGCTCCGAGGCAACATGCATCAAACACATCCATCGCATTTGTGGTGGTGAGATAAGGAACATCATGTCAGACTAATTAGCAATGGGctgtcatagccccacattaaaaacaagtgatggtgagttgagaagacaatcagaaatactgttagaatATTTTTCAATTGACTACCATATTcccaaataaaaaagtaaacattaGTTGTTAATTACATACTTTTTTTTCACATtaattttcagatatcaaaatgaGGTAGTGGGCCATAAAAGTGTGGTAACCCCTGGcctacctcttctctctctactgttGCTTCATCCCTTCCTGGCTTCAACATTGAAATGAAATACGTTTTGTTGTCCTAATCTTCATCATTGTAATGACATGCTTAAAATGCAGACGGCTTTCAGTTCTCTTCACGAATGGTtatagttttgaacaaattactGCTATAGTCTACCGCCATCACGCGTTCTCTCATTTTTCAACTCCCCGTGAGTTCTACTGGCTACCTACTGTATATAACtttcagcaaacaagagcttgtATCCTCTTCGAATAGTCTATTAGCCCAagaaatgcaacaacaacaaaaaaactattcCAGCTTTTCCTGGGACTCCTATTTGCGTTTTTTAAAGGAGATAGGCC is part of the Salmo trutta chromosome 31, fSalTru1.1, whole genome shotgun sequence genome and encodes:
- the LOC115169210 gene encoding protein shisa-like-2A; this encodes IPSSLSVGALIGLSIAAVVLLAFLITVCVLCYLFIATKPSRLDNGLPLRAPGVVPIPSEGPSSHSGARPTSGPQGLRKNFLSRKLDCDNQPPDPERLFQKCFMATVTTVNMEGPS